A genomic stretch from Candidatus Hydrogenedentota bacterium includes:
- a CDS encoding sigma-54-dependent Fis family transcriptional regulator, which translates to MNKEAARRDILVVDDDPGQRSLLRSFLTGQGFPVTTASSGSEALHVLETSQPAMLISDVRMPAMTGLELLGFVAERYPDLPVLLVTAYADIRDAVGAIRSGAVDYLEKPIDLDQLLEAVRHGMALSESGPAQVSSEGYALPEDIITQSAAMQEVLREVALVAPSDTRLLITGESGTGKEVIADIVHRWSARANGRLIKVNCAAIPEALLESELFGHEKGAFTGALTRRIGHFEEADGGTLLLDEIGEMSPALQAKLLRVTQDGRFSRIGTNTEIQVDVRIIAATNRDLEAEVESGRFREDLFYRLNVMEIHLPPLRLRVTDIPLLAQRFAAEFSKGKPRFSPGAIAGMERYPWPGNVRELRNAIERAVLLARGDVILTEHLPRRVQQESLEPETPQNETGADTVMSAMERATILRVLKEHAYNRSDTAKALGISRRTLTYRLKEYREQGYPVNQE; encoded by the coding sequence ATGAATAAAGAAGCTGCACGACGGGATATTCTCGTTGTGGATGACGATCCCGGACAGCGCAGCCTGCTCCGTTCCTTTCTCACCGGCCAGGGATTTCCCGTGACAACCGCCTCCTCCGGTTCGGAAGCCCTGCATGTGCTCGAAACCTCCCAACCCGCCATGCTCATCTCTGACGTGCGCATGCCCGCCATGACCGGACTCGAATTGCTCGGCTTCGTGGCGGAGCGCTACCCCGACCTGCCCGTGCTACTCGTCACGGCCTACGCAGACATACGAGATGCCGTCGGTGCTATCCGCAGCGGTGCCGTGGATTACTTGGAGAAACCCATTGACTTAGACCAACTGCTTGAAGCCGTCCGGCATGGCATGGCGCTGTCGGAAAGCGGTCCCGCCCAAGTAAGTTCAGAGGGATACGCGCTCCCCGAAGATATCATCACCCAAAGTGCGGCTATGCAGGAAGTTCTCCGAGAGGTGGCATTGGTCGCACCATCAGACACCCGACTACTCATCACGGGCGAGAGCGGCACAGGCAAAGAGGTCATCGCAGACATCGTTCACCGCTGGAGCGCCCGCGCCAATGGACGTCTTATCAAAGTAAACTGTGCCGCCATACCGGAAGCTTTGCTGGAAAGCGAGCTCTTCGGCCATGAAAAAGGCGCTTTTACCGGTGCCCTCACCCGGCGCATCGGGCACTTCGAAGAAGCCGATGGCGGCACGCTGCTCCTCGATGAAATAGGTGAAATGTCCCCTGCTCTACAGGCAAAGCTCCTACGCGTCACCCAAGACGGTCGCTTTAGCCGCATCGGAACGAATACTGAAATCCAGGTCGATGTTCGAATCATTGCGGCCACCAATCGCGATCTCGAAGCCGAGGTAGAATCAGGCAGATTCCGAGAAGACCTCTTCTATCGGCTAAACGTCATGGAAATCCATCTGCCGCCCTTACGTTTACGTGTTACCGATATCCCGCTCCTAGCACAACGCTTCGCCGCCGAATTCAGCAAAGGCAAGCCCCGCTTCTCGCCCGGCGCTATCGCCGGCATGGAACGCTACCCGTGGCCGGGCAATGTGCGTGAATTACGCAACGCCATCGAACGAGCTGTCCTTCTCGCCCGAGGCGATGTCATCCTCACCGAACATTTGCCCCGGCGCGTGCAACAGGAATCCCTTGAGCCGGAAACGCCCCAGAATGAAACCGGCGCCGACACCGTCATGAGTGCCATGGAACGAGCAACTATACTGCGCGTGCTCAAAGAGCATGCTTATAACCGAAGTGACACCGCTAAAGCCCTCGGCATCAGCCGCCGTACCCTCACCTACCGCCTCAAGGAATATCGCGAACAAGGCTACCCTGTTAATCAAGAGTGA